The Tubulanus polymorphus chromosome 1, tnTubPoly1.2, whole genome shotgun sequence genome contains a region encoding:
- the LOC141910635 gene encoding uncharacterized protein LOC141910635 isoform X1 encodes MMDRKAKFSLRRSTSAGQLNGLEKKITSNGDVKMTNEINQNSIAMSCEGSFGYEQPEGEAAPGTVYIRVSLPDHKTQRCIQFKLDETVWVAKQTILATLAKDLKDGLNYGLYCPPMNGKAGKFLDEERILSEYPLQEPIGFLEFKYKRKVYRVMHVNPRKLKQLHTKANLKQFMDCVRHAQIDKIVKFCNKGLDPNIHESSSGEIPLTLATSLTNPKDVIVALVNGGAHLDFRTKEGMTAMHKAAIRGNLKALKALLELGSSPNYKDKRNLTPTYYAVNNDTPALALELLLHDHGTVDSQDEQGWSEVHQACRFGRVQHLELLLFYGANMNMHNASGNTPLHVCAAHNQESCARVLLFRGANKDYINFSNQTACQVAGVVGNFELADIIRKHQPDDIVPFKETPRYNEKRRMQHNSIALMRSRSESRLDVRMLADSPDSPALSNYSLPQHYRSLTNLSDDNSSMASFQMSEHRRASICGAMSLSGMNSDTNSIYAYPRKRLYAALPGRTFVCVKDYKPTEDGELTLVKGDLVEVLSVGERGFWEGKTGNREGWFPSERVEEVKLRGIKSENLNTDAVITRRNTVATLMTEGYGDFTRTVVLQKGKQGYGFVLRGAKGSKSGQMNISNFQPTSDLPALQYLDRVDKNGNADKAGLKQGDFILEINGENVVSASHTRVVSLIKESGDVLAMKVLSKNKEKKSEKIYGSTKSMFGTSKKTRAPLPPKRNPDTQLSVGRARSKSMVEGLAELEELDRAIAEHDDSSLYASYGLQDPSGKIASIKTRQNRNSTCDVTELFLRNQPPEDVDLNKSAANLEKPVISMPHTYASPAELKAQYKLKQELLQRASSSPNLLNDNDSGVECSPGSSSASAAELVASQSVVLEAIGSIKASNDSVFIQSNGPIYAEAQIHATERRRNSITLQLTNDFNRRNPSPPVPTYSAPNDEEISIPPPPSHPPPPPPTRKPQMEFVEINTSNTSDAIYMNVGELRLKHEPNPYESSFRPGTNAKFNTAPAFKQHQSHTKVSEVHYADPQDLKRDSQIQNMDNSSSQYASPAEANRFGSVKLQGEKLSHYSSSELQGVADKPSVTFADARVYDTASEFMEKHPQATLLITDSSSEAVAPKNVQNVIVLDDNSESTTDQTLPYYLPEPDYDATENSDQELRSNIKDRNYVIPVESVTTECSSTDSLKKTDVPYYYCLKKRRNSNDDRKSKEEENTMSKHSMNHKDQIINSVHSHPLFKSKDGTQHPDYYDKIVQEKIQAVSNLQQVNSVHAEVKQTSNNGSIVTDKVHSFEFETAQRTSDSSSDSSPVNNPNKVVMSSTSSFAEQLKIAAEARERRAQEHERNILSQAEKRKQSVTNDVTNPPPVSIKPPGSPAKDVEESHKISINSKPDHGNELAAAILKRHRKMSADFTDGNTIEAKILNNRQSKKQDHSEDLRHAVEQRRESLSHKPEVAVANHIEEKLAKSAGATVFSSVTIASTHAPEKQTTKVEIIPVVSSPESETSKSKISIVKKTNEEGIDKKKVDINESFTARAERLRQEYLIRKGLKLQNQTSSDSDSSTEDPALPKTKPKRFVLQKNSNGKMSYISNDSDTDAKKLPASPDAQVIHDKSQKLCPAIVQNTEQQPGILSQKSSESAGVRTLISAFQAIENGGSEENMVLPPPLAYEDLGVNIVPPPPDFAHSGEDISAFCVPPPPLDFANSDDLSITDDMESVLSTPSFSSGDSVDGHLQTCQSIKTENIYSNEPTEVNVNSGSSCVTNNKKLSPYNGSEIYEEIYAPPPPDFKDCEMQHLYEELHTNHGAFIPPPQEFDVKHSVNRFSCDSGKVQNKSEQNLSARENVINVVNVNRKLSPEIPSTKLSKSDPTPSYTKPFRVRPIRAWTTADVCDWLDSLFLSEYNHLFTSNSIDGNHLAEMTRNDFMDIGVTRVGHRMNMERSIKKALLRQDQDFVV; translated from the exons ATGATGGATCGAAAAGCGAAATTCAGCCTGAGAAGATCCACGTCGGCCGGTCAGCTGAATggtttagaaaagaaaatcacTTCAAACGGCGATGTAAAGATGAcgaatgaaattaatcaaaatagtATCGCGATGAGTTGCGAGGGATCGTTCGGATATGAACAACCCGAAGGAGAAGCGGCCCCGGGTACGGTATATATTCGTGTATCTTTACCCGATCATAAAACACAA agaTGCATCCAGTTTAAACTCGACGAAACAGTGTGGGTTGCAAAACAAACTATTCTCGCGACACTCGCAAAA GACCTGAAAGATGGGTTAAACTATGGCCTATATTGCCCTCCGATGAATGGAAAGGCAGGAAAGTTTTTAGATGAAGAAAGAATACTCAGCGAATATCCTTTGCAAGAGCCAATTGGTTTTTTGGAG ttcaaatataaacgaaaggtGTACCGAGTAATGCATGTGAATCcaagaaaattaaaacaacTGCATACAAAG GCGAATTTGAAGCAATTCATGGACTGCGTACGTCATGCTCAAATTGACAAAATAGTGAAATTTTGTAATAAAGGATTGGACCCAAACATTCATGAGAGTTCGAGTGGAG AGATTCCCTTAACCCTCGCTACCAGCCTTACGAATCCTAAAGACGTAATTGTTGCACTAGTCAATGGCGGGGCTCATCTCGATTTCCGCACGAAAGAAGGCATGACAGCCATGCATAAAGCAGCTATTCGAGGAAATCTAAAAGCATTGAAG GCATTATTGGAGTTGGGTAGTTCTCCGAATTATAAGGATAAACGCAATTTAACTCCGACGTATTATGCGGTGAACAATGATACACCTGCGCTGGCGCTTGAATTACTGTTACATGATCACGGCACGGTGGATAGTCAAGATGAACAAGGATGGTCGGAAGTACATCAG GCTTGTCGATTTGGTCGAGTGCAGCATTTGGAGTTACTGTTGTTCTATGGTGCGAATATGAACATGCATAATGCTAGTGGTAATACACCTCTTCATGTTTGTGCTGCCCATAACCAG GAGTCTTGTGCCCGGGTGCTTCTTTTTCGTGGTGCTAATAAAGACTATATCAACTTCAGTAATCAAACAGCCTGTCAGGTGGCGGGCGTAGTCGGCAATTTTGAATTGGCCGATATAATTCGAAAACATCAACCCGATGACATTG TGCCTTTCAAGGAAACGCCTCGATACAATGAAAAACGACGCATGCAACACAATTCAATAGCCTTAATGCGTAGTCGTAGCGAGTCAAGACTTGATGTTCGCATGCTCGCTGATAGTCCTGACAGTCCTGCCTTATCAAACTATAGCCTTCCACAACATTATCGCTCCCTCACTAATTTATCGGATGATAATTCGTCGATGGCATCGTTCCAGATGTCGGAACATCGTCGAGCCAGTATCTGTGGTGCTATGTCGTTATCAG GTATGAATTCTGATACGAATAGTATATATGCTTATCCAAGAAAGCGCCTGTATGCAGCTTTACCTGGGCGGACGTTCGTTTGTGTGAAAGATTACAAACCTACTGAAGATGGTGAACTTACACTCGTGAAAGGGGACCTTGTTGAAG tGTTAAGCGTCGGTGAACGAGGATTTTGGGAAGGTAAAACAGGCAATCGAGAAGGATGGTTCCCTAGTGAACGTGTAGAAGAGGTGAAGTTGAGAGGAATTAAATCGGAAAATTTAAACACTGATGCCGTTATCACTAGAAGGAATACTGTGGCTACTCTCATGACTGAGGG ATATGGTGATTTCACAAGAACCGTTGTATTACAGAAAGGAAAGCAAGGATATGGATTTGTTTTACGTGGTGCTAAAG GTAGTAAATCAGGACAGATGAATATAAGCAACTTTCAGCCGACATCTGATCTTCCTGCTCTTCAATACCTCGATCGCGTGGATAAAAACGGAAATGCTGACAAAGCCGGTTTAAAGCAGGGCGATTTTATTTTGGAG attaatggCGAGAATGTGGTCAGTGCTTCCCATACACGTGTTGTTAGTTTGATTAAAGAATCTGGTGATGTTTTGGCGATGAAAGTTTTGTCGAAAAACAAAGAGAAGAAATCGGAGAAAATCTACGGTTCTACGAAAAGCATGTTTGGCACTTCGAAGAAAACTAGAG CCCCTCTTCCCCCAAAACGAAATCCCGATACACAACTTTCAGTTGGTAGAGCACGCTCAAAATCCATGGTGGAGGGCTTAGCCGAGCTAG AGGAACTTGATCGTGCTATTGCAGAACATGACGACTCATCACTCTACGCATCGTACGGACTTCAGGATCCAAGTGGAAAAATTGCCTCTATTAAAACTCGTCAAAACCGGAACTCAACTTGCGATGTGACAGAACTATTTTTGCGTAACCAGCCACCCGAGGATGTTGATCTGAATAAGAGCGCAGCAAATCTCGAAAAGCCAGTAATCTCAATGCCACATACATATGCTAGTCCGGCTGAATTGAAAGCTCAATATAAACTCAAACAGGAGTTACTGCAGCGAGCCAGTAGCTCCCCGAATTTACTTAATGATAATGACTCAGGTGTGGAATGTAGCCCCGGTAGTAGTTCAGCCAGTGCTGCTGAACTCGTCGCTAGTCAAAGTGTTGTCCTGGAAGCTATTGGCAGCATCAAGGCTTCTAATGATAGTGTCTTTATTCAAAGCAATGGGCCCATATACGCTGAGGCCCAAATACACGCGACGGAGCGTCGTAGGAACTCTATAACCTTACAATTAACGAATGATTTTAATAGGCGTAATCCATCACCTCCAGTTCCTACCTACTCTGCACCGAACGATGAAGAAATCTCAATTCCTCCACCCCCTTCTCACCCTCCTCCTCCACCACCAACTCGTAAACCTCAAATGGAATTTGTCGAAATCAATACATCTAACACGTCTGATGCAATCTACATGAATGTCGGTGAATTGCGTCTGAAGCATGAACCGAATCCTTATGAGTCTAGTTTTAGGCCTGGCACTAATGCTAAGTTTAACACAGCCCCGGCATTCAAACAGCACCAGTCACATACTAAAGTGAGTGAAGTCCATTATGCAGATCCGCAGGACCTAAAGAGGGAcagtcaaattcaaaatatggaTAATTCTTCATCGCAATATGCGTCGCCGGCTGAAGCTAATCGATTTGGAAGCGTAAAACTTCAAGGTGAAAAGCTTTCTCATTATTCTTCCTCAGAACTGCAAGGCGTGGCTGATAAACCATCCGTAACATTTGCTGATGCACGTGTTTACGATACAGCATCAGaatttatggaaaaacatcCACAGGCAACTttgttgataactgattcaagCTCTGAAGCTGTAGCTCCTAAAAATGTGCAGAATGTGATTGTTCTTGATGACAACAGTGAATCAACCACTGACCAAACTTTACCTTATTATCTCCCTGAGCCTGACTATGATGCAACCGAAAATTCTGATCAAGAACTAAGAAGCAATATAAAAGATAGAAATTATGTTATCCCTGTAGAGAGTGTCACAACAGAATGTAGTTCAACGGACTCATTGAAAAAAACTGATGTCCCATATTACTATTGTTTGAAAAAACGCCGTAATAGCAATGATGACCGGAAAAGTAAAGAAGAGGAAAATACAATGTCAAAGCATTCGATGAATCATAAAGACCAAATTATAAACTCGGTTCATTCTCATCCGCTGTTCAAATCAAAAGATGGAACGCAACATCCAGATTATTATGATAAAATTGTTCAAGAAAAGATTCAGGCAGTGTCTAATCTTCAGCAGGTTAATTCTGTTCATGCAGAAGTTAAGCAAACCAGCAATAATGGATCAATAGTCACTGACAAAGTTCATAGTTTTGAGTTTGAAACTGCTCAGAGAACATCTGACTCATCTTCAGATTCAAGTCCTGTTAACAATCCGAATAAAGTGGTAATGTCTTCAACCAGCAGTTTTGCTGAGCAACTCAAAATAGCAGCTGAAGCACGGGAACGAAGAGCACAGGAACATGAACGGAATATTCTAAGTCAAGCGGAAAAACGAAAGCAATCAGTTACAAATGATGTGACAAATCCCCCTCCAGTCTCCATTAAGCCACCTGGTTCTCCAGCGAAAGATGTCGAAGAAAGtcataaaatatcaatcaattcaaAGCCAGATCATGGAAATGAGTTAGCTGCGGCAATCTTAAAGCGGCATCGCAAAATGTCAGCAGATTTTACTGATGGAAATACAATTGAAGCAAAAATTCTGAATAATCGACAGTCGAAGAAACAAGATCATTCAGAAGATCTAAGACATGCTGTTGAACAGAGGCGTGAATCACTTTCACATAAACCTGAAGTAGCAGTTGCTAATCATATTGAAGAGAAATTAGCAAAAAGTGCAGGAGCGACAGTATTCAGCTCTGTCACCATAGCATCTACTCACGCACCTGAAAAACAGACAACAAAAGTCGAAATCATTCCAGTCGTATCATCACCTGAAAGCGAAACTTCCAAATCTAAAATTAGCATTgttaaaaaaaccaatgaggaGGGTATTGATAAGAAAAAAGTGGATATTAACGAGTCATTTACAGCACGTGCTGAGCGTTTACGCCAGGAATATCTCATTCGTAAAGGTTTGAAATTACAGAACCAAACAAGCTCAGATAGTGATAGCAGTACAGAAGATCCTGCGCTGCCAAAAACTAAGCCAAAGCGATTTGTCTTACAAAAGAACAGTAATGGAAAAATGAGCTACATAAGTAATGATAGTGATACTGATGCCAAAAAACTACCTGCATCTCCTGATGCACAAGTTATTCATGACAAATCACAGAAGTTGTGTCCTGCAATTGTTCAAAACACTGAACAACAGCCTGGAATATTGTCACAAAAATCTTCTGAGTCTGCTGGCGTGAGGACGCTTATATCGGCATTTCAGGCAATTGAAAATGGTGGTTCCGAAGAAAATATGGTATTGCCTCCTCCATTGGCTTATGAAGATCTAGGGGTTAATATCGTTCCACCACCACCAGATTTCGCACATTCTGGAGAAGATATCAGTGCTTTCTGTGTCCCTCCTCCACCATTAGACTTTGCGAACAGTGATGACTTGAGTATCACTGATGATATGGAAAGCGTTTTATCAACACCATCTTTCTCTAGTGGTGACAGTGTTGACGGACATCTACAAACATGTCAGTCGATAAAAACTGagaatatttattcaaatgaaccAACGGAAGTGAATGTAAATAGCGGTTCTTCCTGTGTTACGAACAATAAGAAACTGTCGCCATATAACGGTAGTGAAATATACGAGGAAATCTATGCACCTCCGCCTCCTGATTTCAAAGATTGCGAAATGCAACATCTATACGAGGAACTCCACACTAATCACGGGGCTTTTATTCCACCGCCTCAAGAATTTGATGTTAAACACAGTGTTAACAGGTTTAGTTGTGATAGCGGAAAAGTGCAAAATAAATCTGAACAAAATTTGTCTGCTCGCGAAAATGTGATAAATGTTGTTAATGTAAATAGAAAACTTTCCCCTGAAATTCCATCCACGAAGCTGTCAAAATCTGACCCAACTCCATCCTATACAAAACCTTTCAGAGTTCGTCCAATTCGAGCGTGGACCACTGCAGACGTCTGCGATTGGCTGgatagtttatttttatctGAATACAATCATTTATTTACGTCTAATTCAATAGATGGTAATCATTTAGCAGAAATGACTCGTAATGATTTTATGGATATCGGTGTCACACGTGTTGGTCATAGAATGAATATGGAAAGATCCATCAAAAAAGCGCTTTTACGTCAGGACCAAGATTTTGTAGTGTAA